A DNA window from Streptomyces sp. B21-083 contains the following coding sequences:
- a CDS encoding YciI family protein, whose amino-acid sequence MAKYLLLKHYRGAPAPVNCVSMDKWTPEEISAHIQYMRDFAARLEETGEFVDSQALAPEGTFVQYGGEGRPAVTDGPFAETKDLIAGWMAIDVDSYERAVELAGELSAAPGADGKPIHEWIELRPFMAEHCATTE is encoded by the coding sequence ATGGCCAAGTACCTGCTGCTCAAGCACTACCGAGGCGCCCCGGCTCCGGTCAACTGCGTCTCGATGGACAAGTGGACGCCGGAGGAGATCTCGGCGCACATCCAGTACATGCGCGACTTCGCGGCCCGGCTGGAGGAGACCGGCGAGTTCGTGGACAGCCAGGCGCTCGCCCCCGAGGGCACGTTCGTCCAGTACGGCGGTGAGGGGCGCCCCGCGGTCACCGACGGCCCGTTCGCCGAGACCAAGGACCTCATCGCCGGCTGGATGGCGATCGACGTCGACAGCTACGAACGCGCCGTCGAGCTGGCCGGAGAACTGTCGGCCGCCCCCGGAGCCGACGGTAAGCCGATCCACGAGTGGATCGAACTGCGCCCGTTCATGGCCGAGCACTGCGCCACCACGGAGTGA
- a CDS encoding N-acetylglutaminylglutamine amidotransferase: MCGLSGEIRFDGRRPDLAAVERMSERLAARGPDGQGTWTRGAVALGHRRLKIIDLSEFGAQPMTDARGRITGVFNGCVYNYQELREELQNLGHRFESTSDTEVMLKGYQQWGTACVEHFYGMFAFALVEHRTGRVVLGRDRLGIKPLYLARTPGRLRFASTLPALLAAGDVDTSLDPVAVHQYLSWHATVAAPRTVLNGVRKLPPATVRVVEPDGTHHDHRYWQPSYTRRPEYADMAPTEWRDAVLEALRTAVRRRMVSDVPVGVLLSGGLDSSLVVALLADEGQHDLKTFSVGFEAEGGEEGDEFAYSDLVAREFDTDHHRLLIPSDRVSAALDGAVAAMSEPMTSHDTVAFYLLSEQVAKEVKVVQSGQGADEVFAGYHWYPELAEVSREEEPDRYAQTYFDRPHADLARILQPHMLPDEDVSDRFVKDHMAAPGAQTALDAALRLDTHVMLVDDPVKRVDNMTMAWGLEARVPFLDHELVELAAACPPELKLADGGKGVLKEAGRKLLPPEIVDRPKGYFPVPAVKHMAGPVLDRVRATLDAPEAKERGLFQESYVAELLAAPDEHRTKRGANALWQVALLETWLQTHGIR; encoded by the coding sequence ATGTGCGGTCTGAGCGGGGAGATCCGCTTCGACGGCCGGCGACCCGACCTCGCCGCCGTCGAGCGCATGAGCGAGCGGCTGGCCGCCCGTGGCCCTGACGGACAGGGGACGTGGACGCGGGGCGCGGTCGCGCTGGGACACCGCCGCCTGAAGATCATCGATCTGTCGGAGTTCGGCGCCCAGCCGATGACCGATGCCCGGGGCCGGATCACCGGTGTCTTCAACGGCTGCGTGTACAACTACCAGGAGCTGCGCGAAGAGCTCCAGAACCTGGGCCACCGCTTCGAGTCGACGTCCGACACCGAGGTGATGCTGAAGGGCTACCAGCAGTGGGGAACCGCCTGCGTCGAGCACTTCTACGGCATGTTCGCCTTCGCCCTCGTCGAACACCGCACCGGGCGGGTCGTGCTGGGCCGCGACCGACTCGGGATCAAGCCCCTGTACCTGGCGCGGACGCCGGGCCGCCTGCGGTTCGCCTCCACGCTGCCGGCCCTTCTCGCCGCCGGGGACGTCGACACCTCCCTCGATCCGGTGGCCGTGCACCAGTACCTGAGCTGGCACGCCACGGTGGCGGCGCCGCGCACCGTCCTCAACGGCGTCCGCAAGCTGCCGCCGGCCACCGTGCGCGTCGTCGAGCCGGACGGCACCCACCACGACCACCGCTACTGGCAGCCGTCGTACACCCGGCGGCCCGAGTACGCCGACATGGCCCCCACCGAATGGCGCGACGCCGTACTGGAGGCGCTGCGCACCGCCGTACGCCGCCGGATGGTCTCCGACGTGCCGGTCGGCGTGCTGCTCTCCGGCGGACTGGACTCCAGCCTGGTCGTCGCGCTGCTCGCCGACGAGGGCCAGCACGACCTCAAGACGTTCAGCGTGGGGTTCGAGGCCGAGGGAGGCGAGGAAGGGGACGAGTTCGCCTACTCGGACCTGGTGGCACGGGAGTTCGACACCGACCACCATCGGCTGCTGATTCCCTCCGACCGTGTGTCGGCGGCCCTGGACGGGGCCGTCGCGGCGATGAGCGAGCCGATGACCAGCCATGACACGGTCGCCTTCTATCTGCTGTCCGAGCAGGTCGCGAAGGAGGTGAAGGTCGTACAGAGCGGACAGGGCGCGGACGAGGTGTTCGCCGGCTACCACTGGTATCCGGAACTGGCGGAGGTCAGCCGGGAGGAGGAGCCGGACAGGTACGCCCAGACCTACTTCGACCGGCCGCATGCCGACCTCGCCCGGATCCTGCAGCCCCACATGCTGCCCGACGAGGACGTCTCGGACCGCTTCGTCAAGGATCACATGGCCGCCCCCGGTGCCCAGACGGCCCTGGACGCGGCCCTCCGGCTGGACACCCACGTCATGCTCGTCGACGACCCCGTCAAACGCGTCGACAACATGACCATGGCCTGGGGTCTGGAGGCCCGGGTACCGTTCCTCGACCACGAACTGGTGGAGCTGGCCGCCGCCTGCCCGCCGGAACTCAAACTGGCCGACGGAGGCAAGGGCGTACTGAAGGAAGCCGGCCGGAAGCTCCTGCCCCCGGAGATCGTCGACCGGCCCAAGGGCTACTTCCCCGTCCCGGCCGTCAAGCACATGGCGGGCCCCGTCCTGGACCGGGTGCGGGCGACGCTCGACGCGCCCGAGGCGAAGGAGCGCGGCCTGTTCCAGGAGTCGTACGTGGCCGAACTCCTGGCGGCGCCCGACGAGCACCGGACCAAGCGGGGAGCCAACGCCCTGTGGCAGGTGGCTCTGCTGGAGACATGGCTGCAGACGCACGGGATCAGGTGA
- a CDS encoding carboxylate-amine ligase, protein MCIGVEEEFHVLEVESGLLVPRADPILRRLPRRTFTSELHQSVVESNSGVHASLHDLYCDLARTRRRLDRAAASLGLAAVASGTAPLAPASCGQPTADARYHHMVEEYRQVADEQLICGAQVHVDIPDRDTAVRVMCEVSPWLPVLLALSASSPFWQGSDTGYASWRTMLWQRWPTAGPIGCFPSATEYDAAVRDLVRAGIITDAGMIYYDIRPSEHLPTLELRICDACPRAETVVLIAGLFRALVTEALERLRQDDAPPCQGRHEWLRGASWRAARSGLEGTLVDPETHQDAPAPQVVRKLLARLRPALESHGDWRTVRELTDEALAEGSAAEYIRRTARDEDLLACVDLLIAETRGERRNPRSASLGRVSLPYSGAGTTGPPFGSGAPEAIGH, encoded by the coding sequence ATGTGCATCGGAGTGGAAGAAGAGTTCCACGTGCTGGAGGTGGAGAGCGGACTGCTCGTTCCGCGAGCCGATCCGATCCTGCGACGGCTTCCCCGGCGGACCTTCACCAGCGAGCTGCACCAGTCCGTCGTGGAATCCAACAGCGGAGTGCACGCATCCCTGCACGACCTGTACTGCGACCTGGCCCGCACGAGGCGGCGCCTCGACCGGGCAGCCGCCTCGCTCGGCCTCGCCGCGGTGGCCTCGGGCACGGCGCCGCTCGCGCCCGCCTCCTGCGGGCAGCCCACCGCCGACGCCCGCTACCACCACATGGTCGAGGAATACCGCCAGGTCGCCGATGAGCAGCTCATCTGCGGCGCCCAGGTCCATGTGGACATCCCGGACCGGGACACGGCGGTACGGGTGATGTGCGAGGTCTCGCCCTGGCTGCCCGTGCTCCTGGCGCTGTCCGCCAGCTCACCCTTCTGGCAGGGCTCCGACACCGGCTATGCCAGCTGGCGCACGATGCTCTGGCAGCGCTGGCCCACCGCCGGGCCGATCGGCTGCTTCCCGAGCGCGACCGAGTACGACGCCGCGGTGCGCGACCTGGTCCGGGCCGGGATCATCACCGACGCCGGGATGATCTACTACGACATACGCCCCTCCGAGCATCTGCCGACCCTCGAACTGCGGATCTGTGACGCCTGCCCGCGCGCGGAGACCGTCGTACTCATCGCCGGACTGTTCCGCGCCCTGGTGACGGAGGCCCTCGAGCGGCTGCGGCAGGACGACGCGCCGCCCTGTCAGGGCCGGCACGAGTGGCTGCGCGGCGCCTCCTGGCGGGCCGCCCGCTCCGGACTCGAAGGCACCCTCGTGGACCCCGAGACCCACCAGGACGCGCCCGCGCCCCAGGTCGTGCGCAAGCTGCTCGCCCGGCTGCGCCCCGCGCTGGAGTCCCACGGCGACTGGCGGACGGTCAGGGAGCTGACGGACGAGGCCCTCGCCGAGGGCAGCGCTGCCGAGTACATACGGCGTACGGCGCGGGACGAGGATCTGCTGGCCTGCGTCGACCTGTTGATCGCCGAGACCCGGGGCGAACGCAGAAACCCCAGATCGGCGTCGCTCGGGCGCGTGAGTCTTCCGTACTCCGGGGCCGGCACCACAGGCCCCCCGTTCGGTTCCGGCGCGCCGGAGGCCATCGGCCACTGA
- a CDS encoding cellulosome protein, with the protein MRPTRSRTSAGATAVTALAALLAVPAGGTARAAQPEQLTIDLATDTGAFHGGASGSLYGVYGDGVPSRNVLEGMHVRTVSTKAQDGPQHPGADALEMLPPFVDSGGKDVYVYMTDIYRGFPYQWPGADGPARLADFEEKIKKQVQQVLTLDGAYKDHVVYVPFNEPEGNMFGTGEWSYDKVSWLKDPQAYFAAWKDVYRLIKGLDPGARIAGPNTSVLYDQVKGFLQYAKANDVVPDVMTWHELSSPAAVRTSVAKYRQMEKDVGVGPLPVNVNEYGHNFHLSVPGQVVQWVSAIEDSKIDADLAYWNIDGNLNDSAVEANKGNGQWWLFNAYGQMSGHTVEVTAPHPNQQYTLQGVATLDEDKQQSRAIFGGKSGDADVVFRNIDPKLFGSAVHATVQEIPWTGQVGDSAQPLRLADQELAVGADGTVTLPMTGMNEMSAYQVILSPGGHGAVPAEPSVSWRGTYEAENATYTGGGYSKNGPEGTPSNVGGFATSGTYNVGGLRTGSDGVLGFDVEVPQDGTYDLSVFANSYNLYDLVKEQGPTNVFLRVDGADPQELRLPLGYKWVVWGHTDTTVKLTAGRHRITLAAKDPDLGVTKGDAIIDKIDLSLRDARVTAPAVYEAEYATLSGTRPTYTRPGASGPGTVPLGKGATATFWVHSPTDGEATVSVDHLGGGRASLSLNGEKLDVSKVGGDKKGTDRVRMFLSGGINKITVTGASRALLLDRLRVARTGGTLTTRVYQAEDGRLSGAAKVTAAYTFATGGKAVTDIGDGTANALTVDVVADRGGRHAVTIRYSNAEQPPATHYNPDPIARHADLSVNGGPAHRVLFPTTFHFNNFWELTVPLTLRKGTNRLTFTADELPDFNGDTYNQYDQRSPYAPVIDRIAVTPLAQKQPA; encoded by the coding sequence GTGCGACCCACCCGCAGCAGAACCAGTGCCGGCGCCACCGCCGTCACCGCCCTCGCCGCCCTGCTCGCCGTGCCCGCCGGCGGCACGGCCCGCGCGGCGCAGCCCGAACAGCTCACCATCGATCTCGCCACCGACACCGGCGCCTTCCACGGCGGCGCCTCCGGCTCACTCTACGGCGTCTACGGCGACGGCGTGCCCAGCCGCAACGTCCTGGAGGGCATGCACGTCCGTACGGTGTCGACCAAGGCACAGGACGGTCCCCAGCACCCTGGCGCGGACGCCCTGGAGATGCTGCCGCCGTTCGTGGACTCGGGCGGCAAGGACGTCTACGTCTACATGACCGACATCTACCGCGGCTTCCCCTACCAGTGGCCGGGTGCTGACGGCCCGGCACGGCTCGCCGACTTCGAGGAGAAGATCAAAAAGCAGGTCCAGCAGGTCCTGACCCTGGACGGCGCCTACAAGGACCACGTCGTCTACGTTCCCTTCAACGAGCCCGAGGGGAACATGTTCGGCACCGGCGAGTGGAGCTACGACAAGGTCTCCTGGCTGAAGGACCCGCAGGCCTACTTCGCGGCATGGAAGGACGTCTACCGGCTCATCAAGGGCCTCGACCCCGGCGCCCGCATCGCGGGCCCCAACACCAGCGTCCTCTACGACCAGGTCAAGGGCTTCCTGCAGTACGCCAAGGCCAACGACGTCGTGCCGGACGTGATGACCTGGCACGAGCTGTCGTCGCCCGCCGCGGTCCGCACGAGCGTGGCGAAGTACCGGCAGATGGAGAAGGACGTCGGTGTCGGCCCACTGCCCGTCAACGTCAACGAGTACGGCCACAACTTCCACCTCTCCGTGCCCGGTCAGGTCGTCCAGTGGGTCTCCGCGATCGAGGACTCCAAGATCGACGCCGACCTCGCGTACTGGAACATCGACGGCAACCTCAACGACTCGGCGGTGGAGGCCAACAAGGGCAACGGCCAGTGGTGGCTGTTCAACGCCTACGGCCAGATGTCCGGCCACACGGTCGAGGTGACCGCCCCGCATCCCAACCAGCAGTACACCCTCCAGGGCGTCGCCACCCTCGACGAGGACAAGCAGCAGTCCCGGGCGATCTTCGGCGGCAAGAGCGGTGACGCGGACGTCGTCTTCCGGAACATCGACCCCAAGCTGTTCGGCAGCGCCGTGCACGCCACCGTGCAGGAGATCCCCTGGACCGGCCAGGTCGGCGACTCGGCCCAGCCCCTGCGCCTCGCCGACCAGGAGCTCGCGGTAGGCGCGGACGGCACCGTCACCCTCCCCATGACCGGCATGAACGAGATGTCGGCCTACCAGGTCATCCTCTCCCCCGGCGGCCACGGCGCGGTACCGGCCGAGCCGTCGGTGAGCTGGCGCGGGACGTACGAGGCGGAGAACGCCACCTACACCGGCGGCGGCTACTCGAAGAACGGCCCCGAGGGCACGCCCTCCAACGTCGGCGGGTTCGCCACCTCCGGAACGTACAACGTGGGCGGTCTGCGCACCGGTTCCGACGGGGTCCTCGGCTTCGACGTGGAGGTCCCGCAGGACGGCACGTACGACCTGAGTGTGTTCGCCAACTCCTACAACCTGTACGACCTGGTGAAGGAGCAGGGTCCCACCAACGTCTTCCTGCGGGTCGACGGCGCCGATCCGCAGGAACTGCGGCTGCCGCTCGGATACAAGTGGGTGGTCTGGGGCCACACCGACACCACGGTGAAGCTCACCGCCGGCAGGCACCGCATCACCCTCGCCGCGAAGGACCCCGACCTGGGCGTCACCAAGGGCGACGCCATCATCGACAAGATCGACCTGTCACTGCGGGACGCGCGCGTGACCGCACCGGCGGTCTACGAGGCCGAGTACGCCACCCTCTCCGGAACGCGGCCCACCTACACGCGCCCCGGCGCCTCGGGTCCCGGCACGGTTCCGCTGGGCAAGGGCGCCACCGCGACCTTCTGGGTCCACTCCCCCACCGACGGTGAAGCGACCGTGTCCGTCGACCACTTGGGCGGCGGCAGGGCGAGCCTGTCCCTCAACGGCGAAAAACTGGACGTGTCCAAGGTCGGGGGCGACAAGAAGGGCACCGACCGGGTACGGATGTTCCTGTCCGGCGGCATCAACAAGATCACCGTCACCGGCGCCTCACGCGCCCTGCTCCTCGACCGGCTGCGGGTCGCCCGGACCGGCGGCACCCTGACGACCAGGGTCTACCAGGCGGAGGACGGCCGGCTCTCCGGCGCCGCCAAGGTGACCGCCGCCTACACCTTCGCCACCGGCGGCAAGGCGGTCACCGACATCGGCGACGGCACGGCGAACGCCCTCACGGTCGACGTCGTCGCCGACAGAGGCGGGCGGCACGCCGTGACCATCCGCTACTCCAACGCCGAACAGCCGCCCGCCACGCACTACAACCCCGATCCGATCGCCCGGCACGCCGACCTCTCGGTCAACGGCGGACCGGCCCACCGGGTGCTGTTCCCGACAACCTTCCACTTCAACAACTTCTGGGAGCTGACCGTCCCGCTCACCCTGAGGAAGGGCACCAACCGGCTCACGTTCACCGCCGACGAGCTGCCCGACTTCAACGGCGACACATACAACCAGTACGACCAGCGATCCCCGTACGCGCCGGTCATCGACCGTATCGCCGTCACCCCCCTGGCACAGAAGCAGCCCGCCTGA
- a CDS encoding DUF3592 domain-containing protein: MSAHDMSQLWWVVPAALASLGYGLSLAGLTPAQRAVWVTARIVEVGQPEHGASKLPGIPVTVAFQDPDSGREFVLPNTGRHGIGVDAAWVGLELTVRYPRGRPDRFRVMLGTGDERGGRVVPNCTGALLAVGLVIHATVARGYPWALLGFGALLIAWTVTSGDLRRVRTRDALLSSAVAVPARVVAVAKDVRTDGEGDEIVNHAPVITFTTREGVHVTALSYDGIPDPGSSLGRELTIHYAPSDPAFHTSDPAAERRDNESAVGVIIIQLIAGLAAVVTGAATL; this comes from the coding sequence GTGAGCGCGCACGACATGTCGCAGCTGTGGTGGGTGGTGCCGGCGGCTCTGGCATCGCTCGGCTACGGGCTCTCCCTGGCCGGGCTCACACCGGCCCAGCGAGCGGTCTGGGTGACGGCCCGGATCGTGGAAGTGGGACAGCCGGAGCACGGCGCCTCCAAGCTCCCGGGGATTCCGGTGACGGTCGCGTTCCAGGACCCGGACAGCGGGCGGGAGTTCGTCCTCCCGAACACGGGCAGGCACGGCATCGGCGTCGACGCGGCCTGGGTGGGCCTCGAACTCACGGTGCGCTATCCGCGCGGGCGGCCGGACCGGTTCCGCGTCATGCTCGGTACCGGGGACGAGAGGGGCGGCCGGGTCGTCCCGAACTGCACCGGGGCCCTGCTCGCCGTCGGACTGGTCATTCACGCGACCGTCGCCCGGGGCTACCCCTGGGCGCTGCTCGGCTTCGGCGCCCTGCTCATCGCCTGGACGGTGACCAGCGGCGATCTCCGCAGAGTGCGCACCCGTGACGCGCTGCTGTCGTCGGCCGTCGCGGTCCCGGCGCGTGTCGTGGCCGTCGCCAAGGACGTCCGCACGGACGGGGAGGGCGACGAGATCGTCAACCACGCCCCCGTCATCACCTTCACCACCCGCGAGGGCGTCCACGTCACCGCCTTGTCCTACGACGGCATCCCCGACCCCGGCAGCTCACTCGGCCGCGAACTCACCATCCACTACGCCCCCTCCGACCCCGCCTTCCACACCTCCGATCCCGCGGCCGAGCGCCGTGACAACGAGTCGGCCGTCGGCGTGATCATCATCCAGCTGATCGCCGGACTGGCGGCCGTCGTGACCGGCGCGGCCACCCTGTGA
- a CDS encoding RNA polymerase sigma factor, which produces MNEALLRSLTPSVLAVLVRRGADFAAAEDAVQDALVEAVRVWPDDPPRDAKGWLVTVAWRRFLDATRADTARRRREDRVDEEPVPGPTPATDDTLQLYFLCAHPSLTPSSAVALTLRAVGGLTTRQIAQAYLVPEATMAQRISRAKRTVSGIRFDQPGDVATVLRVLYLVFNEGYSGDIDLAAEAIRLTRQVAARVDHPEVAGLLALMLLHHARRTARTAPDGSLVPLAEQDRGRWDTTSIAEGVGILQAALSRDRLGEFQAQAAVAALHADAPTAEETDWVQIVEWYDELVRLTDSPVVQLNRAVAVGEADGPRAGLAALATLEYTLPRHTAVEAYLHERDGDLTTAARLYAEAALKAPNLPERDHLTRQAARLNARGVR; this is translated from the coding sequence ATGAACGAGGCACTCTTGCGCAGCCTCACCCCGAGCGTGCTCGCCGTCCTCGTCCGCCGCGGAGCAGACTTCGCGGCGGCCGAGGACGCCGTACAGGACGCACTGGTCGAGGCGGTCCGCGTCTGGCCGGACGACCCGCCACGGGACGCCAAGGGCTGGCTGGTCACCGTCGCCTGGCGCCGGTTCCTCGACGCGACCCGCGCGGACACGGCCCGGCGCCGGCGTGAGGACCGTGTCGACGAGGAGCCGGTGCCCGGGCCCACGCCCGCGACGGACGACACCCTTCAGCTCTACTTCCTGTGCGCCCACCCGTCACTGACCCCCTCCTCGGCGGTCGCGCTCACGCTGCGCGCCGTCGGCGGGCTGACCACCCGCCAGATCGCCCAGGCCTACCTGGTGCCCGAGGCGACCATGGCCCAGCGCATCAGCCGCGCCAAGCGCACCGTCTCCGGCATACGATTCGACCAGCCCGGCGACGTCGCCACCGTCCTGCGCGTCCTCTACCTGGTCTTCAACGAGGGCTACTCCGGCGACATCGACCTCGCCGCCGAAGCCATCCGGCTCACCCGGCAGGTCGCGGCGCGGGTCGATCACCCCGAGGTGGCGGGGCTGCTCGCCCTCATGCTGCTCCACCACGCCCGCCGTACGGCCCGCACCGCACCCGACGGCAGCCTGGTACCCCTCGCCGAGCAGGACCGCGGCCGATGGGACACCACGTCGATCGCTGAGGGCGTCGGCATTCTCCAGGCGGCCCTCTCCCGCGACCGGCTGGGTGAGTTCCAGGCACAGGCCGCCGTCGCCGCCCTTCACGCCGACGCACCCACCGCCGAGGAGACCGACTGGGTACAGATCGTCGAGTGGTACGACGAACTCGTGCGACTGACCGACAGTCCCGTCGTCCAGCTCAACCGCGCGGTGGCCGTCGGCGAGGCCGACGGACCGCGCGCCGGCCTGGCGGCGCTCGCGACGCTGGAGTACACACTGCCCCGCCACACCGCTGTGGAGGCCTACCTCCACGAGCGCGACGGTGACCTGACGACAGCGGCACGTCTCTACGCGGAGGCGGCCCTGAAAGCACCCAACCTCCCCGAACGCGACCATCTGACCCGTCAGGCGGCCCGGCTCAACGCACGCGGGGTCCGCTGA
- a CDS encoding DUF4383 domain-containing protein: protein MTTHARTSTTSRSPVQQASLLVGVVFLLVGILGFIPGITTHYDTMTFASHESGAELLGLFQVSVLHNLVHLAFGVAGVAMARTASGAGTFLLAGGAIYLVLWLYGLFVGHDSAANFVPLNTADNRLHFVLALGMIALGGLLTRPRTTAGDR from the coding sequence ATGACCACGCACGCGCGTACGTCGACCACCTCTCGTTCGCCCGTACAACAGGCCTCGTTGCTGGTGGGCGTGGTGTTCCTGCTGGTGGGCATCCTGGGATTCATTCCGGGGATCACGACGCACTACGACACGATGACGTTCGCCTCGCACGAATCCGGCGCCGAACTGCTGGGGCTCTTCCAGGTCTCCGTCCTGCACAACCTCGTCCACCTGGCTTTCGGCGTCGCGGGAGTGGCCATGGCGCGCACCGCTTCCGGTGCGGGCACGTTCCTGCTGGCCGGCGGTGCCATCTATCTGGTGCTCTGGCTGTACGGCCTGTTCGTCGGCCACGACAGCGCGGCCAACTTCGTGCCGCTGAACACGGCCGACAACCGGCTGCACTTCGTTCTCGCCCTCGGCATGATCGCGCTGGGCGGGCTGCTGACCCGGCCCCGCACCACCGCCGGTGACAGGTGA
- a CDS encoding LacI family DNA-binding transcriptional regulator, producing the protein MNIGEIAKRAGVSRSTVSYALSGKRSVSEETRRRIQQVIDELGYRPNASARALANGRTSTIGLVFPPAGNHYTGMQLDFIGSVVEAAAAYDYDVLLSPSGVDSDRSFQRLLGERRVDGAILMEIRLQDDRVDHLGEENFPAVCIGRTAHADRDWWVGLDHTALAAACVNHLADLGHRRIALVNRPEHLLRAGYESAHRGLDGFTKAAAERGLTVRTYCCGDDAPAGQECLERILHDDPETTALVTLNEAALGGLYRGLAMAGRHIPRDFSVTGVVAGRWAETVTPQLTAADVPAEHMGRLAVELLVERLDHPDAVPRHHLLTPPISLRASTGPARLPATGG; encoded by the coding sequence GTGAACATCGGGGAGATCGCCAAACGGGCCGGGGTCTCGCGGAGCACCGTGTCCTACGCGCTCAGCGGCAAGCGCTCCGTGTCGGAGGAGACCCGGCGCAGGATCCAGCAGGTCATCGACGAGCTGGGCTACCGGCCCAACGCCAGCGCACGCGCCCTGGCCAACGGCCGCACCAGCACCATCGGCCTGGTTTTCCCGCCGGCGGGAAACCACTACACCGGCATGCAACTCGACTTCATCGGCAGCGTGGTGGAGGCCGCGGCGGCGTACGACTACGACGTGCTGCTCTCTCCGAGCGGGGTGGACAGCGACCGCTCGTTCCAGCGGCTGCTGGGTGAGCGGCGGGTCGACGGCGCGATCCTCATGGAGATCAGGCTCCAGGACGACCGGGTCGACCACCTGGGCGAGGAGAACTTCCCCGCCGTCTGCATCGGCCGCACGGCACACGCGGACCGGGACTGGTGGGTCGGCCTCGACCACACCGCGCTGGCGGCGGCCTGCGTCAACCACCTCGCCGACCTGGGACACCGCCGCATCGCCCTCGTGAACCGGCCCGAGCACCTGCTGCGGGCCGGGTACGAGTCGGCGCACCGCGGCCTCGACGGCTTCACCAAGGCGGCGGCCGAACGCGGGCTCACCGTACGGACGTACTGCTGCGGAGACGACGCCCCTGCCGGCCAGGAGTGCCTGGAGCGGATCCTCCACGACGACCCGGAGACCACGGCGCTGGTCACCCTGAACGAGGCCGCGCTCGGCGGCCTCTACCGGGGCCTGGCCATGGCGGGCCGTCACATACCGCGCGACTTCTCCGTCACCGGGGTCGTGGCCGGCCGCTGGGCGGAGACGGTGACCCCGCAACTGACGGCGGCGGACGTGCCGGCCGAGCACATGGGCCGACTCGCCGTAGAACTGCTCGTCGAGCGGCTCGACCACCCCGACGCGGTGCCCCGCCACCACCTCCTCACACCGCCCATCTCCCTGCGTGCCAGTACCGGGCCCGCCCGGTTGCCCGCGACGGGCGGCTGA
- a CDS encoding YihY/virulence factor BrkB family protein: MGTVVHVPQTSDMIGEELSGDEALTALRRYGGIRLLVDSFTRFRYADGFTNARALAFQIVLGLVPLSLALVGLATSVHTEVVGRVIERALGDIVPGAGAGVFDEAFAGTRRSADGDVWSTLALWLGLAFAVLNLASAMGQIERGANRIYGIERDRPFTRKYGRALLLSVAGGLPMVLGFMVLVAGEAVGDAVARTLGSAGDGTRWWVTLEVPVGLALAWIASAVIFRWSPRRRQPGYTWLAFGSGVHLVLWLSATWLLALYVGKSAAFGAVYGPLTAFVALLLWANVTGVALFLGIAFAAQLEARRAGIESAVRPDPGPGA, translated from the coding sequence ATGGGAACCGTCGTTCACGTTCCGCAGACCAGCGACATGATCGGGGAGGAACTCTCCGGGGACGAGGCGCTCACCGCGCTGCGGCGGTACGGCGGCATCCGGCTGCTGGTGGACTCGTTCACCCGGTTCCGCTACGCCGACGGCTTCACCAACGCACGCGCCCTGGCGTTCCAGATCGTCCTCGGCCTGGTGCCCCTCAGCCTGGCCCTGGTGGGTCTCGCCACGTCCGTGCACACCGAGGTCGTGGGCCGGGTCATCGAACGGGCTCTCGGTGACATCGTCCCCGGCGCCGGTGCCGGGGTGTTCGACGAGGCGTTCGCGGGGACGCGGCGCAGTGCCGACGGTGATGTGTGGAGCACCCTCGCCCTGTGGCTGGGGCTGGCCTTCGCCGTGCTGAACCTCGCCTCGGCGATGGGCCAGATCGAGCGCGGCGCCAACCGTATCTACGGCATCGAGCGGGACCGCCCGTTCACCCGGAAGTACGGCCGCGCCCTGCTGCTGTCCGTGGCGGGCGGTCTGCCCATGGTGCTCGGGTTCATGGTGCTCGTCGCCGGTGAGGCGGTCGGCGACGCCGTCGCCCGGACCCTGGGCTCCGCGGGCGACGGAACCCGCTGGTGGGTCACCCTGGAGGTCCCGGTGGGTCTGGCGCTCGCGTGGATCGCCTCCGCCGTGATCTTCCGGTGGTCGCCCCGCCGCAGGCAGCCGGGCTACACCTGGCTGGCCTTCGGCAGCGGCGTCCATCTCGTCCTGTGGCTCTCGGCCACCTGGCTGCTCGCCCTGTACGTCGGCAAGAGCGCGGCGTTCGGAGCCGTGTACGGTCCGCTCACCGCGTTCGTCGCCCTGCTGCTGTGGGCCAACGTCACCGGCGTCGCCCTGTTCCTGGGCATCGCTTTCGCCGCCCAACTGGAGGCGCGGCGCGCCGGGATCGAGTCCGCCGTACGCCCGGATCCCGGGCCGGGTGCCTGA